A single window of Granulicella sibirica DNA harbors:
- a CDS encoding penicillin-binding protein, which produces MKQAPRQTLTAPIRRIRFAYVALFFCGWAGVIGLRLTWLQVVKRQDWVHRAALQQQRTFEVAPRRGVLYDRNLRELAMTVLVDSIYAVPSELGENRGSAAEILAKIVHADPTDNFTSQQQMLARFNASRNFAWVARRVDADTATRIRELNLKGIYTQKEFKRFYPNNDLLAQVLGYVGTEDAGLGGLELKFDDEMHGAPGHMLTALDAKRHVLDSDEREPLPGENLVLSIDANIQYMAERALDAQVEKVKALHGTVVVQDPHTGHILALAVSPRFNPNDQKHMDASVLQNLAVSDVYEPGSVFKLVTYSAALDSAGVEPTDIVDCQGGAMTMYGRTLHDDKSDHFGRVTVQYALEHSSDVGAAKMALKVGNEKFYEYMKGFGFGDRSGIELPSETRGLLRPPKKWGATSILSMSIGQEVGVTPVQLVSMVSSIANGGVYMPPRILMQSTDEMKGDARLQPVAFHPVNQLPATLPDGAHRVIRELTSAKMRMMMQGTVETGTGKLAKLNGYSSAGKTGTAQKIDVATHTYSHTKLVASFAGFAPVSNPAIAVAVVIDTPTAGSEVSHYGGAASAPVFAEVAQQVLEYLGVPHDQPLRNKKDMKAPVEEVADSINDPGDLSDMFAEVNNLPADDPLRAQPVNNANPVSTQRLADATLATPSERPYTPPVRSKGVIDLLPAKVLAAFKANGGTTSTMPDAVAGLTAPLHAPLVTPAVQAIGHNAIVVDSTRRVAVPSFSGAGLRTVVEEAGALGLRIEPVGSGLAREQVPSAGAMVPVGTEVVVRFTR; this is translated from the coding sequence ATGAAGCAGGCGCCACGGCAGACGTTGACGGCTCCGATACGGAGGATCCGCTTCGCCTACGTGGCGTTGTTTTTTTGCGGCTGGGCGGGAGTTATCGGACTTAGGCTGACTTGGCTGCAGGTGGTGAAGCGGCAGGACTGGGTGCATCGGGCGGCGCTGCAGCAGCAGAGGACGTTCGAAGTAGCTCCGCGGCGCGGTGTGCTGTACGACCGCAATCTGCGTGAGCTTGCGATGACTGTGCTGGTGGACTCAATCTATGCCGTGCCTTCGGAGCTTGGAGAGAATCGTGGGAGCGCGGCGGAGATACTCGCCAAGATCGTTCACGCGGACCCCACGGATAACTTCACCTCGCAGCAACAGATGCTTGCGCGCTTCAATGCTTCGAGGAACTTTGCCTGGGTGGCCCGGCGAGTGGATGCGGATACCGCGACGCGGATTCGTGAGTTGAATCTCAAGGGCATTTACACGCAGAAGGAGTTCAAGCGGTTTTACCCGAATAATGATCTGCTGGCGCAGGTGCTTGGATATGTCGGGACGGAAGATGCGGGGCTTGGAGGGCTGGAACTGAAGTTCGATGACGAGATGCATGGAGCGCCCGGGCATATGCTGACGGCGCTCGATGCGAAGCGCCACGTGCTCGACTCGGATGAACGGGAACCACTGCCGGGCGAGAATCTCGTTCTGTCGATCGACGCGAATATTCAATACATGGCGGAACGGGCGCTCGATGCTCAGGTGGAGAAGGTCAAGGCGCTGCATGGCACGGTTGTCGTGCAGGACCCGCATACCGGGCATATTCTCGCGCTGGCCGTTTCGCCGCGGTTCAATCCGAATGATCAGAAGCACATGGACGCGAGCGTTCTGCAGAACCTTGCGGTGAGCGATGTGTATGAGCCCGGATCTGTGTTCAAGCTGGTTACTTATTCAGCGGCGCTGGATTCGGCGGGAGTTGAGCCGACGGATATCGTCGATTGCCAGGGTGGGGCGATGACTATGTACGGACGGACGTTGCACGACGATAAGAGCGATCACTTCGGCCGCGTCACGGTGCAGTATGCTCTCGAGCACTCGAGCGACGTGGGTGCGGCGAAGATGGCGCTGAAGGTTGGGAACGAAAAGTTTTACGAGTACATGAAGGGCTTCGGGTTCGGCGACCGGTCAGGTATCGAGTTGCCGAGCGAGACGCGTGGACTTCTGCGGCCTCCCAAAAAGTGGGGCGCGACGAGCATTCTGTCTATGTCGATCGGGCAGGAGGTTGGCGTTACTCCGGTGCAGTTGGTGTCGATGGTATCGAGCATCGCGAATGGAGGAGTCTATATGCCTCCTCGCATCCTGATGCAATCGACCGATGAGATGAAGGGCGATGCACGTCTTCAGCCCGTTGCGTTTCATCCGGTGAATCAGCTTCCTGCCACGCTGCCGGACGGGGCTCACCGGGTGATCCGGGAGCTGACCTCGGCTAAGATGCGCATGATGATGCAGGGGACTGTCGAGACGGGCACGGGTAAGCTTGCGAAGCTGAATGGCTACTCGTCGGCGGGTAAGACGGGGACGGCGCAGAAGATCGATGTAGCTACGCATACTTATTCGCATACGAAGCTTGTGGCCAGCTTCGCGGGTTTCGCGCCAGTGAGTAATCCGGCGATCGCTGTCGCGGTGGTGATCGATACGCCGACCGCGGGGTCTGAGGTCTCCCACTACGGAGGTGCGGCAAGCGCTCCCGTGTTTGCGGAAGTCGCGCAACAGGTGCTCGAGTATCTTGGCGTTCCGCATGATCAACCGCTGCGCAATAAGAAGGACATGAAGGCACCGGTTGAGGAAGTGGCTGATTCTATCAACGATCCTGGCGATCTGAGTGACATGTTCGCCGAGGTCAACAACCTTCCCGCGGATGATCCTTTGCGTGCCCAGCCTGTGAATAACGCGAACCCCGTTTCCACGCAGAGGCTAGCCGACGCGACTCTGGCTACGCCGTCCGAGAGGCCTTACACGCCGCCGGTGAGGAGTAAAGGCGTGATCGATCTGCTGCCTGCGAAGGTGCTTGCTGCCTTCAAGGCGAATGGTGGAACGACATCCACGATGCCGGATGCTGTGGCCGGCCTTACCGCTCCGCTCCATGCTCCTCTGGTCACACCCGCTGTTCAGGCGATCGGTCACAACGCCATCGTGGTGGACTCGACCAGGCGAGTCGCCGTTCCTTCGTTTTCAGGTGCGGGTCTGCGGACTGTGGTTGAAGAGGCCGGTGCGCTCGGACTCCGGATCGAGCCGGTAGGGAGCGGTCTGGCTCGCGAGCAGGTTCCGAGTGCGGGAGCAATGGTTCCAGTCGGTACCGAGGTGGTTGTCCGATTCACTCGCTGA
- a CDS encoding glucoamylase family protein translates to MKALHDDPAMPGHGHQFTTSSPDVPADSLPEKPLVSDNVLRDRATTLAEGWEMLPPAKYETGLPQRLKELRAKLKSILATAHARTTGKELTPQLELLESGRMLQAVIESAESAVPALQALPHVRLTHHGALPRINNLAEEYLSAASGIWSPASIALYVHQVQERHVLLLDEILLLPQALKYAQLEFILDRAEEVFEQRELPPIEQSPFSAPIHSLRRLNQYEWRHLLESLTSFDETLRADPAGAFALMEDETRHAYHERVAQLAEHADFSEFETAQAALLMAQQEQELGDPDPRGARRKQHVGYYLFAEGLPALKTRIGYHPPPSERIRDIVREHNDYIYVLGIVVLSFVLILPIIAPLVPHHAFWPVMGALILALLPVTQGAVDLINGLVSSLLKAESLPKMDFVKSVPAEATTLVVVPTLLLKDTQVQELFEDLEARYLSNEDANIHFALLTDFPDSIAQPSPDERHPLVQMAIEYTNNLNAKYAEGRGGSFLLLHRHRVFNARQGVWMGWERKRGKLLDLNKLLLHEFDSFPIKAGPLDVLEKVRYVITLDSDTQLPRSTAARMIGTMAHPLNTAIIDPKRKIVTAGYGILQPRVGVSVSSASRSRLSAIYSGETGFDIYTRAVSDVYQDLFGEGIFTGKGIYDVSVLYQVLERRFPRNALLSHDLIEGAYVRAGLVTDVEVIDDYPSQYHAHTRRKHRWIRGDWQIMRWLFLRVPDESGRLVPNPISFISQWKILDNLRRSLVEPFTFLVLVLGCFYLPGGAPYWTLITITLLLLPALVQLMFDLLRALFSTSVTAVRGAFSTFFGSIAFALINLTFLAHQMMLSIDAIVRTLSRSFFSGRRMLEWETAAQSESSAKRNSLDIYLQLSPVLALVLAALLAVHDRHGLLAAGPVLFLWIIAPFAAKWLNSSPRPPERSLSLADRAFLEQQALLLWRFYSEFGGPENHWLIPDNVEEKNLLQVRKLSPTNLGMLLNARQAACELGFLTIPEFVDATLGTLRTYDRLEKQRGHIYNWYDIETLQAVPPFTVSAVDSGNLAASFYTLHTGGLDYLKRPLLSSESFAALDQIAANSDTKPREAAEVTAHLQELFSPSRSTRDGAGASDSWVSAELERRRLALVSLIENYLPWLLPEFDPLVQVKVEGTTSIPSLGHAESHLRTLAAALHKLDADPLLSEKARALQQRLPAAIDRVIQLEQNTKSIIDLAEGFAEAMEYGFLFVESRQLLSIGYDGLTHELHSACYDLLASEARIASFLAVAKGDIPQQAWFRLDRSHVLVKGRAALVSWTGTMFEYMMPALWMRTFPNTLLSNSLEAAVRIQFEHVRKIPWGISESGFAKTDEAGRYGYQAWGIPKLALKYGAEDGPVISPYSTFLALPMLRKEALSNLRRMASMGWTGAYGFYEAADYTEGSEPRLVRSWMAHHQGMALLAVTNLLRQNIFQTWFHANPRVRAAELLLHEKALSKQTISELAKRKTPEAA, encoded by the coding sequence TTGAAAGCACTCCACGACGATCCGGCAATGCCAGGACACGGGCATCAGTTCACGACGTCGTCCCCTGACGTTCCGGCCGACAGTCTGCCAGAGAAGCCCCTCGTATCTGACAACGTTCTCCGCGACCGGGCAACAACTCTCGCCGAGGGATGGGAGATGTTGCCTCCGGCGAAGTATGAAACCGGTCTTCCGCAGAGACTGAAGGAACTCCGGGCCAAACTCAAGAGCATCCTGGCCACCGCGCACGCCCGCACAACGGGTAAGGAGTTGACGCCGCAATTGGAACTGCTGGAGAGCGGCCGGATGCTGCAAGCGGTCATCGAATCGGCCGAGAGCGCCGTGCCCGCCTTGCAGGCCTTGCCTCATGTACGGCTTACTCACCACGGTGCTCTACCTCGCATCAACAATCTAGCGGAAGAGTATCTCTCGGCCGCCTCCGGAATCTGGTCACCCGCCTCCATCGCTCTTTATGTCCATCAGGTGCAGGAGCGTCACGTACTTCTTCTCGACGAGATCCTGCTTCTTCCACAGGCTCTGAAGTATGCCCAGCTCGAATTCATACTCGATCGTGCAGAAGAGGTATTTGAACAACGCGAGCTGCCACCCATTGAGCAGTCCCCGTTCTCCGCTCCGATTCATAGCCTGCGAAGGCTCAATCAATACGAGTGGCGACATCTGCTTGAGTCTCTTACTTCTTTTGATGAGACCCTCCGAGCTGACCCTGCCGGAGCGTTTGCCCTCATGGAGGATGAGACGCGGCACGCCTATCATGAGCGCGTCGCGCAACTAGCCGAGCATGCCGACTTCAGCGAGTTCGAGACTGCGCAAGCTGCACTCCTCATGGCGCAGCAGGAGCAGGAACTCGGGGACCCCGACCCCCGTGGAGCACGCCGGAAGCAGCATGTGGGGTATTACCTCTTCGCTGAGGGCCTTCCCGCCCTCAAGACGCGCATCGGCTATCATCCTCCACCCTCGGAAAGAATTCGAGATATCGTTCGAGAGCATAACGACTACATCTACGTTCTTGGGATCGTTGTACTCTCCTTCGTCCTCATTCTCCCGATCATCGCGCCGTTGGTTCCCCATCACGCGTTCTGGCCTGTGATGGGTGCTCTTATTCTGGCGCTTCTGCCTGTCACGCAAGGCGCCGTCGACCTGATCAACGGACTCGTCTCTTCTCTACTCAAAGCCGAGTCCCTACCAAAGATGGACTTTGTTAAGAGCGTTCCGGCCGAGGCAACCACGCTCGTCGTCGTGCCTACCCTTCTTCTCAAAGATACCCAGGTCCAGGAGCTGTTTGAGGACCTCGAGGCCCGTTACCTCTCGAATGAAGACGCAAACATTCACTTCGCGTTGCTGACTGACTTTCCCGATAGCATCGCGCAGCCATCGCCCGACGAACGTCATCCGCTTGTTCAGATGGCAATCGAATATACGAATAATCTCAATGCTAAGTACGCGGAAGGACGGGGCGGCTCTTTTCTTTTGTTACACCGGCACCGAGTCTTCAATGCCCGCCAGGGTGTGTGGATGGGATGGGAGCGCAAGCGCGGCAAGCTACTTGACCTGAACAAGCTTCTGCTGCACGAGTTCGACAGCTTCCCGATCAAGGCTGGTCCCCTCGACGTCCTTGAGAAAGTCCGATACGTGATCACGCTGGACTCAGATACCCAATTGCCGCGCTCCACGGCAGCCCGCATGATCGGGACAATGGCCCATCCTCTCAACACCGCAATCATCGATCCGAAAAGAAAGATCGTGACTGCGGGCTATGGCATTCTGCAACCACGCGTCGGCGTCAGCGTGTCGTCCGCATCGCGCTCAAGGCTATCAGCAATTTACTCAGGTGAAACAGGCTTCGACATCTACACGCGCGCCGTGTCGGATGTATACCAGGATCTCTTCGGCGAGGGAATCTTCACCGGCAAGGGTATCTACGACGTGAGCGTGCTCTACCAGGTCCTCGAGCGTCGCTTCCCTCGCAACGCCCTCCTCTCGCACGATCTCATCGAGGGAGCATACGTCCGCGCAGGGCTCGTAACAGATGTGGAAGTCATTGACGACTACCCATCCCAGTACCACGCCCACACACGTCGCAAGCATCGTTGGATTCGCGGCGACTGGCAGATCATGCGCTGGCTATTCCTCAGGGTTCCCGACGAGTCGGGACGCCTGGTCCCGAACCCCATCAGCTTTATCTCGCAATGGAAGATCCTCGATAACCTGCGCCGCAGTCTCGTCGAGCCATTCACGTTTCTAGTACTTGTCCTGGGCTGCTTTTATCTTCCAGGCGGAGCACCGTATTGGACCCTCATTACCATCACGCTGCTTCTCCTTCCAGCGCTCGTCCAACTCATGTTCGATCTCCTGCGGGCCTTATTCAGTACTAGCGTGACAGCCGTGCGTGGGGCCTTCTCAACATTCTTCGGCTCTATTGCTTTTGCGCTCATCAACCTCACATTTCTCGCGCACCAGATGATGCTCTCGATCGATGCCATTGTGCGTACGCTGAGCCGCAGCTTCTTCTCGGGCCGCCGCATGCTGGAATGGGAGACGGCAGCGCAGTCTGAGTCGAGCGCCAAGCGAAATTCACTCGATATCTATCTTCAGCTTTCTCCTGTTCTTGCCCTTGTGCTCGCGGCCTTGCTCGCGGTTCACGATCGCCACGGGTTGCTGGCAGCCGGACCAGTTCTTTTCCTCTGGATAATTGCCCCCTTCGCAGCGAAGTGGCTCAACTCGTCTCCTCGCCCACCGGAGCGCTCCCTAAGTCTCGCGGACCGTGCCTTTCTCGAGCAGCAGGCTCTTCTTCTCTGGCGCTTTTATTCTGAATTCGGTGGGCCAGAGAACCACTGGCTGATCCCGGACAATGTGGAAGAGAAGAATCTCTTGCAAGTGCGCAAGCTTTCGCCCACGAATCTCGGGATGCTCTTGAACGCAAGACAGGCCGCTTGTGAGCTTGGGTTTCTTACAATTCCAGAGTTTGTCGATGCGACACTCGGGACGCTGAGGACGTATGACCGCCTGGAAAAGCAGCGCGGACATATCTATAACTGGTACGACATTGAGACGCTGCAGGCCGTTCCGCCGTTCACCGTCTCCGCTGTCGATAGCGGCAATCTCGCTGCCTCTTTCTACACATTGCATACAGGTGGACTCGACTACCTCAAAAGGCCTCTACTAAGCTCCGAGAGCTTTGCGGCACTCGATCAAATTGCCGCAAATAGTGATACGAAACCACGTGAGGCGGCTGAGGTGACCGCCCACCTGCAAGAGCTTTTCTCCCCGTCAAGGTCAACCAGGGACGGCGCCGGTGCTTCAGACTCGTGGGTCTCCGCCGAGTTGGAGCGGCGGAGATTGGCACTAGTCTCCCTGATTGAAAACTATCTCCCATGGCTCTTGCCAGAATTCGATCCACTCGTTCAGGTGAAGGTCGAAGGAACGACTTCTATCCCATCGCTTGGGCATGCCGAATCGCACTTACGTACTCTCGCAGCGGCGCTCCACAAGCTCGATGCCGACCCTCTTCTGAGTGAGAAGGCCAGAGCCCTTCAGCAGCGGCTGCCGGCTGCCATCGACCGAGTGATCCAGTTAGAGCAAAACACCAAGAGCATCATCGACCTCGCCGAAGGGTTCGCGGAAGCCATGGAGTATGGCTTCCTTTTCGTCGAGTCGCGCCAGCTCCTCTCGATTGGTTACGACGGTCTCACTCATGAACTGCACTCTGCGTGTTATGACCTTCTCGCGTCAGAGGCGCGTATCGCGTCGTTCCTTGCGGTCGCCAAGGGAGACATCCCACAGCAGGCATGGTTTAGACTCGATCGCTCCCATGTCCTTGTGAAAGGCAGGGCGGCGCTCGTCTCATGGACAGGCACGATGTTTGAGTACATGATGCCCGCCCTATGGATGCGCACATTTCCGAATACGCTTCTCTCTAACTCGCTCGAGGCCGCCGTTCGCATTCAGTTCGAGCATGTCCGCAAGATTCCGTGGGGCATCTCTGAGAGCGGGTTTGCAAAAACCGATGAAGCGGGCCGGTATGGCTACCAGGCGTGGGGAATTCCGAAGCTCGCCCTCAAGTACGGAGCGGAGGACGGGCCCGTCATATCGCCCTATTCCACCTTCCTTGCATTGCCCATGCTGCGAAAGGAAGCTCTGTCAAACCTGCGGCGCATGGCATCCATGGGCTGGACCGGAGCCTATGGTTTCTACGAGGCTGCGGATTACACCGAAGGCTCAGAACCCCGGCTCGTGCGCTCCTGGATGGCGCACCATCAGGGTATGGCCCTGCTGGCAGTGACTAACCTTCTGCGTCAGAACATCTTCCAGACATGGTTCCATGCGAACCCCAGGGTACGCGCGGCAGAGCTACTCTTGCACGAGAAAGCCTTGAGCAAGCAGACGATCAGTGAACTTGCGAAACGGAAGACTCCGGAAGCAGCTTGA
- a CDS encoding UDP-N-acetylmuramoyl-L-alanyl-D-glutamate--2,6-diaminopimelate ligase, translating to MLWAEALKGVTVVERFDAPVQVAGVEYDSRRVQHGDIFVAMRGGSTDGNRFIDIAVSRGAAGIVTDSREAYDAHRSTRPISPVALVSHGRRALAEVAANVFSHPEERLAISAVTGTNGKTTTAYLLEQFLKSAGRTCVLIGTIETHVADEVRSSEHTTPEARDLFATFADGVAAGATETIMEMSSHALDQERVWSIPLDVALFTNLTQDHLDYHVTMDRYFEAKARMFEGVGAKAPRVAVINADDPHGDLLQQKAMANGSEVMSYGLGPRAAYRADNISLRAGATIFDFDTPAGCVPIMSPLTGRVNVYNLLAASCAALARGLSLGEIAGAAERLGQVPGRFQVVPSGNAKIAVVVDYAHTDDALRNLIALGRELVGPHGGRVITLFGCGGDRDRTKRPKMGRAAAEGSDLIVVTSDNPRSEDPEKIIEEIMVGIRETGTICIVEEDRAGAISIAIRAARAGDIVLIAGKGHEKVQIFADETVPFDDVAVATGVLAELNEVDGDPNEA from the coding sequence ATGTTGTGGGCAGAAGCTCTGAAGGGTGTCACCGTCGTCGAACGGTTCGACGCCCCAGTTCAGGTCGCGGGTGTCGAGTACGATTCACGACGTGTTCAGCACGGAGACATCTTCGTCGCCATGCGCGGCGGCAGCACCGATGGCAATCGATTTATTGATATAGCAGTCTCTAGAGGAGCTGCTGGTATCGTCACCGACTCTCGTGAGGCATACGACGCCCACCGTTCGACGCGACCCATCTCCCCAGTTGCTCTTGTTTCGCATGGACGCAGAGCTTTGGCGGAGGTTGCGGCGAATGTCTTCTCTCACCCGGAAGAGCGTCTTGCAATCAGCGCAGTGACTGGAACGAACGGTAAGACGACGACCGCGTATCTGCTCGAGCAGTTTCTCAAGAGCGCCGGGCGCACCTGTGTTCTAATCGGAACCATCGAGACTCATGTTGCCGACGAGGTGAGATCAAGCGAGCACACGACTCCGGAGGCCCGCGATTTGTTTGCGACGTTCGCGGATGGCGTGGCCGCTGGCGCCACGGAGACGATCATGGAGATGAGTTCTCATGCGCTCGATCAGGAGCGCGTCTGGAGCATCCCACTCGATGTCGCCCTTTTCACAAACCTGACCCAGGACCATCTCGACTATCACGTTACGATGGACCGCTATTTCGAAGCCAAGGCGCGCATGTTTGAAGGCGTAGGCGCAAAGGCTCCGAGGGTAGCAGTGATCAATGCGGACGACCCCCATGGTGACCTGCTGCAACAGAAAGCAATGGCGAACGGATCCGAGGTCATGTCTTATGGACTCGGGCCTCGCGCGGCTTATCGGGCGGATAACATCAGTCTTCGAGCCGGGGCGACCATCTTCGATTTTGATACGCCAGCAGGCTGCGTTCCGATCATGTCGCCACTTACTGGACGGGTGAATGTGTATAACCTGCTTGCGGCCTCGTGCGCAGCCCTCGCGCGCGGCTTGTCGCTTGGAGAGATAGCCGGCGCAGCGGAGCGCTTGGGCCAAGTGCCTGGACGGTTCCAGGTCGTACCCTCCGGCAACGCAAAGATCGCCGTCGTGGTGGACTATGCCCATACTGACGATGCGTTACGCAACCTCATCGCACTTGGCCGTGAACTTGTCGGGCCGCATGGCGGCAGAGTCATCACCCTCTTTGGATGCGGAGGGGATCGCGATCGAACGAAACGGCCGAAGATGGGGAGAGCCGCAGCGGAGGGCAGTGACCTGATCGTTGTGACGAGCGATAACCCGAGGTCAGAAGACCCGGAAAAGATCATCGAGGAGATCATGGTGGGTATTCGCGAGACCGGCACGATCTGCATTGTGGAGGAGGACCGTGCCGGTGCCATCAGCATCGCGATTCGTGCCGCGCGGGCGGGCGATATTGTTTTGATAGCTGGTAAAGGACATGAGAAGGTGCAGATCTTTGCGGACGAGACCGTGCCTTTCGATGACGTTGCGGTTGCAACCGGTGTCCTGGCGGAATTGAACGAAGTAGATGGAGACCCGAATGAAGCTTAG
- a CDS encoding UDP-N-acetylmuramoyl-tripeptide--D-alanyl-D-alanine ligase has protein sequence MKLRLGRVADWIGAEGDFATESEAIGYSIDSRTISAGDLFFAVRGERMDGHDYVEAALGNGAVAAVVSMQWLSPAGVGSDRLLRVPDENDYENDGVLAALQRLALRVRQEWGGRVIGVTGSAGKTTTKEAVATVLGARFRVLKSHGNFNNGFGLPLQMLKLEPEHEVAVIEMGMNHAGEIRALAEIARPDWAVVSNVAPVHLEFFADGIKGIAAAKYELVEALPPDGIAVLNADDEYVRTFGHGMGSRAVFYGMGEDAEVRATQITEAGSEGTVFTVAAGGRRASVQLRMLGRHNVMNALAAIAIGLQSGIDLEACVDALGTLQAGDRRGEIMQWNGATVINDCYNSNPRALDAMVDALLAIPAERHIVVAGEMLELGPDAETLHAACGKRMADRGVVLVLGVRGYARAIADAAHTGGVESIFFESPKEAGSWMRDSLRPGDAVLLKASRGVKLELALDVLKTKVQ, from the coding sequence ATGAAGCTTAGGCTTGGCCGCGTGGCGGATTGGATCGGAGCTGAAGGGGACTTTGCGACCGAGTCGGAAGCTATTGGCTACTCCATTGACTCACGGACTATCTCCGCAGGAGATCTCTTCTTTGCGGTACGTGGTGAGCGCATGGATGGGCACGACTACGTTGAGGCCGCGCTTGGGAATGGCGCTGTGGCAGCAGTCGTAAGCATGCAATGGTTATCCCCCGCAGGTGTCGGATCTGACAGGCTATTGCGAGTGCCGGATGAGAACGATTACGAGAACGATGGTGTTCTCGCGGCTCTTCAGCGGTTGGCGCTGCGTGTGCGGCAGGAGTGGGGTGGCCGCGTCATCGGCGTGACGGGCTCGGCTGGAAAGACGACCACCAAGGAGGCCGTGGCGACCGTCCTCGGCGCGAGGTTTCGCGTGCTCAAATCCCATGGGAATTTCAACAACGGTTTCGGTCTGCCGCTTCAAATGCTCAAACTGGAACCGGAGCATGAAGTCGCTGTGATCGAGATGGGAATGAACCACGCCGGAGAGATTCGTGCGCTTGCGGAGATCGCACGGCCGGACTGGGCGGTGGTTTCGAATGTGGCACCCGTGCACCTGGAGTTTTTTGCCGATGGCATCAAGGGAATCGCTGCGGCCAAGTACGAGCTTGTCGAGGCTCTCCCTCCAGACGGGATCGCAGTGCTGAATGCGGACGACGAGTATGTAAGAACGTTTGGCCACGGAATGGGATCGCGCGCGGTCTTTTATGGAATGGGAGAAGACGCCGAGGTTCGTGCCACTCAGATCACCGAAGCCGGCTCGGAGGGAACCGTGTTCACCGTTGCGGCCGGTGGCAGACGGGCGAGCGTTCAACTCAGAATGCTCGGGCGACACAATGTGATGAACGCGCTCGCCGCGATTGCGATTGGTCTGCAAAGCGGTATTGATCTCGAAGCTTGCGTTGACGCGTTAGGCACCCTACAGGCTGGAGATCGTCGCGGCGAGATCATGCAGTGGAACGGAGCCACCGTGATCAATGATTGTTACAATTCAAACCCGCGCGCCTTGGACGCGATGGTAGACGCCCTGCTCGCGATACCGGCGGAACGGCATATCGTCGTCGCGGGAGAGATGCTCGAACTTGGTCCCGATGCTGAGACACTCCACGCCGCTTGCGGTAAGAGAATGGCGGATCGTGGCGTCGTCCTCGTACTTGGAGTCCGCGGTTATGCCCGGGCGATTGCGGACGCTGCACACACTGGCGGCGTCGAGAGCATATTCTTCGAATCACCGAAGGAGGCTGGGTCCTGGATGAGAGACAGTCTGAGACCTGGCGACGCGGTCCTGCTGAAGGCATCCCGCGGAGTCAAGCTCGAGCTCGCTCTTGATGTACTCAAAACCAAGGTGCAGTAG
- the ftsL gene encoding cell division protein FtsL yields MAAATMVAAGMSGARRVGTTSERNRALFEAQRKARRGPTPEVFFAKHIDNSRIVKADDPERRREMRSFSAVMGILFLLVMVYVWQHFSAIEVGYHVESQKQQVEALREENRQLRLTEAQLTDPGRIDRIAKQLGLDVPQPGQVVRPDGSMQNAPVLAQASAPVMQ; encoded by the coding sequence ATGGCGGCAGCGACGATGGTAGCAGCGGGCATGAGTGGAGCACGGCGGGTGGGCACGACCTCGGAGCGGAACAGGGCGCTCTTTGAGGCGCAACGGAAGGCGCGGCGCGGACCTACGCCTGAGGTCTTCTTTGCCAAGCACATTGATAACAGCCGGATTGTGAAGGCGGACGATCCGGAACGACGCCGCGAAATGCGGAGCTTCTCGGCTGTGATGGGGATCTTGTTTCTGTTGGTGATGGTGTATGTCTGGCAGCACTTCTCGGCGATTGAAGTGGGCTATCACGTGGAGAGCCAGAAACAGCAGGTCGAGGCTCTGCGGGAAGAGAACAGGCAGCTTCGCTTGACGGAGGCGCAGTTGACCGATCCGGGCCGGATTGACCGGATTGCAAAGCAACTTGGACTTGATGTTCCTCAGCCTGGACAGGTTGTGCGTCCGGACGGCAGCATGCAGAATGCGCCTGTGCTGGCGCAGGCTTCGGCACCGGTGATGCAGTAG